From one Alkalispirochaeta americana genomic stretch:
- a CDS encoding acyl-CoA carboxylase subunit beta: QHMKTIREQVRLGGGEARIEQQHQKGKHTARERLQAILDEGSFVEHQHYSRGRSTMFGLGDKRIHGDGVATGSGLVEGRQVFVSSQDFTVLGGSLGEMHADRIATAQELSLETRTPFIQINDSGGARIQEGILSLHGYGRIFRANTLASGVVPQISVILGPCAGGAVYSPGITDFVFMVDQVSNMYITGPDVIRAVTGEEISHEELGGAGAHAGKSGNAHFRYASEEECIAGVRQLLSYLPQHNGEAPPVVDTGDPVDRTTPELLDLIPEEERRGYDVRSVIASVFDRESFLEVQRDYAPNVVVGFARLGGRTVGIFANQPAVLAAALDIDSSDKGARFIRFCDAFNIPIVSLVDVPGFLPGVNQEHGGIIRHGAKVLYAIAEATVPKVSLVMRKAYGGAYIAMASKGLGYDRVLSWPMAQIAVMGAEGAANIIFRRDIAEAENPEAARAAKIEEFKGEVMDPFVAAGYGYVDDVIDPSYTRGELARSLAMLERKRQERPGRKHGNIPL; the protein is encoded by the coding sequence GCGATTCTGGACGAGGGGAGCTTTGTAGAGCACCAGCACTACAGCAGAGGCCGCTCGACCATGTTTGGCCTTGGAGACAAGCGAATCCACGGCGACGGGGTGGCCACCGGGAGCGGTCTTGTCGAGGGCCGTCAGGTTTTTGTGTCCTCCCAGGATTTTACCGTCCTTGGGGGCTCGCTTGGGGAGATGCACGCCGACCGGATCGCCACGGCCCAGGAGCTGTCCCTGGAGACCCGCACGCCCTTTATCCAGATCAACGATTCCGGTGGGGCACGGATTCAGGAGGGGATTCTCTCTCTCCACGGCTACGGGCGCATTTTTCGAGCCAATACGCTGGCCTCGGGTGTGGTGCCGCAGATATCGGTGATCCTGGGGCCCTGTGCTGGGGGTGCGGTCTACTCGCCGGGGATCACGGACTTTGTCTTTATGGTGGACCAGGTGAGCAACATGTACATCACCGGCCCCGATGTGATCCGCGCGGTGACGGGCGAGGAGATCAGCCACGAGGAACTTGGCGGTGCTGGAGCACACGCCGGGAAGAGCGGGAACGCCCATTTTCGCTACGCCAGCGAGGAGGAGTGCATCGCCGGAGTTCGGCAGCTTTTGTCGTATCTGCCGCAGCACAACGGCGAGGCGCCCCCCGTGGTAGACACGGGCGACCCCGTGGACCGAACGACGCCGGAGCTTCTGGACCTGATCCCCGAAGAGGAACGGCGAGGCTACGATGTGCGGTCAGTGATCGCCAGCGTCTTTGACCGGGAATCCTTTCTTGAGGTGCAGCGGGACTACGCACCGAACGTGGTGGTGGGGTTTGCCCGGCTTGGGGGCCGAACGGTGGGAATTTTTGCAAACCAGCCTGCGGTGCTTGCTGCGGCGCTTGATATCGATTCGAGCGACAAGGGAGCGCGGTTCATCCGGTTTTGCGACGCCTTCAATATACCGATTGTGTCCCTCGTGGACGTGCCCGGATTTTTGCCCGGGGTGAACCAGGAACACGGAGGAATCATCCGCCACGGAGCAAAGGTGCTCTATGCAATCGCCGAGGCGACGGTGCCGAAGGTATCGCTGGTGATGAGAAAAGCCTACGGGGGCGCCTATATCGCGATGGCCTCGAAGGGACTTGGTTACGACCGGGTGTTGTCGTGGCCGATGGCGCAGATCGCGGTGATGGGAGCCGAAGGAGCAGCGAACATAATTTTCCGGCGGGACATAGCCGAGGCGGAGAACCCCGAAGCGGCGCGGGCAGCGAAGATCGAGGAGTTCAAGGGCGAGGTGATGGACCCCTTTGTGGCGGCCGGGTACGGGTATGTGGACGATGTGATCGACCCGAGTTATACGCGCGGCGAGCTTGCGCGGTCTCTGGCGATGCTTGAACGGAAGCGGCAGGAGCGACCTGGCCGGAAGCACGGGAATATACCGCTGTGA
- a CDS encoding OadG family protein: MISDSFGYALVTAGVGMGIVFFFLLFLSVVMLVLRAVMIEKSPEPTAAGSESSEPEVSGGADEVDAAGIPRWAMAAVVAYLEAEEAEYAPRAEGWLARQ, encoded by the coding sequence GTGATAAGTGATAGTTTTGGCTACGCCCTGGTGACAGCCGGGGTAGGTATGGGGATTGTATTTTTCTTTCTCCTTTTTTTGAGTGTGGTGATGCTGGTCTTGCGGGCGGTGATGATCGAGAAGAGCCCGGAGCCGACGGCGGCCGGATCGGAATCGTCTGAACCGGAGGTCTCGGGCGGGGCCGATGAGGTGGACGCTGCGGGGATCCCCCGGTGGGCGATGGCCGCAGTGGTGGCGTACCTGGAAGCGGAAGAAGCGGAGTACGCGCCACGGGCCGAGGGGTGGCTGGCACGGCAGTGA
- a CDS encoding biotin/lipoyl-containing protein, with protein SAAPAAGGAGAVPSPMTGVIDKVVVSEGAQVNEGDPVVILEAMKMYIDVTAPASGTVTGISVKSGDSVKEGQALLTIG; from the coding sequence TCCGCAGCCCCGGCAGCAGGCGGAGCGGGAGCGGTCCCGTCGCCGATGACGGGGGTGATCGACAAGGTTGTGGTGAGCGAGGGCGCCCAGGTGAACGAGGGTGATCCTGTGGTGATCCTGGAAGCGATGAAGATGTATATCGACGTGACGGCGCCTGCGAGCGGAACGGTGACGGGGATCTCCGTGAAATCCGGCGATAGCGTGAAAGAGGGGCAAGCCCTTCTGACGATCGGGTAA